The sequence below is a genomic window from Methylocystis sp. IM3.
CGCCCGCGAGAGCGGCCCCTTGACGGACCCGCCGCGAAACCCGAACGCCCGCGAGCGCGGGCGCCGCTCTATAGCATGGTCGGCGCAGGATGCTCGAAAAAAATACGGGGCCCGGAGGCGACGTTTCGGGGTCGGGGCGCTAGAGTCTCCGCCCGTCGCCCGGACGGGCGCCAGAGCGGAGAAAACCAATGTTTCGACGGGTCGCCGCGCTCGCCGCGCCGCTTCTTTTTCCGCTCGCCACCGGGGCGGCGCCGCTCGATTGCGCCAAAGCGACAAACGCCCCCTGGACCGTCATCTGCGCGAATCCAACGCTGAAGGAGCTCGAAAAAGAGGCTTCTCGGTTGGCTGGGCTCGCGGGCGCCGGCGCGCATGCGACTCCGGCGAGCCGCCGCGAACTCGCGCGAAGCCAGGCGAGCGTTCAGAAGACGCTTGCCGCCTGCGACGGAGCCGAGCCCTGCCTGCGACGGACGCTGATAGAGCGCGTCCACGGCCTTCGACAGGGCTACGCAGATGCGCGGTCAAGGGATCCGGAGGGAATCAGCCGCGGGCCGCGCGTCCTCGCCTGCCCCGGCTTCGACGCCCTGATCGCCGTCACCTTTGTTGGCAGTGACCCCGCCCTCGTCTTTCTGGCCTGGCGCGACAAGGGGGTCGTACTGATGCAAACGGCGCCGAAATCTGGCGCGCCCTACGCGGGCGCCTTCGGGATGGGCGAGGCGCGCTTGTCGATACAGGACAAACAAGCCACGCTCGGTCTGCCGGAAAAGCCCCCGCTCGACTGTGATTTGCAGGAAGGTGGCTGATGGCCGTGTAGTTGCCCGTTCTCTTTAGTCGACGATAGAGAATTCTTTTCCCAGATCGACACGGATGCGCCCCGCCATGCCCTCGCCCACCCGCCGCGCCTTCCTTTCCGGCGTCGCCGCCAGCATTCTCCCGCTCCCGGCGCGCGCGGCCGCGCCCGCTGGCCCCCGCCTCATCGAGGCGCGGCCGGGCAAGGCGGCGATCGGTTCTTCCGGAGAGACGGACATTCTCGGGTTCGACGGCGTCACGCCCGGCCCCGTTCTCCGCTACAACCAAGGGCAGACGCTGGACGTCCATTTCGTCAACAGGCTCGACCTCCCCGCCTCGATCCATTGGCACGGGATGCGGGGCGAGAACGCCATGGACGGCGTCGCGCCGCTGACGCAGGCGGCCGTCGCGCCGGGCGCCACTTTCGATTACCGGCGCAAGCTCACGGAGCCGGGCCTCTTCTGCTATCGGCCCAGCGTCTTCGGCAAAACGCCGGAACTCATGGGCCGAGGGCTGAAGGGCCTGCTCGTCGTCGACGAGGCGGAGCTGCTCCCGGCTGACCACGATCTCCTGCTCGTCCTCGACGACTGGCGGCTCGACCCGCAGGGACGCATCGACGGCGGCTTCGGCGACCGCGCGGAGGCGCAGGGCGCCGGTCGCATCGGGCCGCTTCTCGCCGTCAACGGCAAGGCGGCGCCAGCGGCTTACGATTTCCCCGCCAATGCGCGCGTGAGGCTGCGCCTCGCCAATCTCGCGAACGCACGCATCATGATTCTGACCTTCGACGGCATGCAGCCTTTCGTCGTGGCGATCGACAGCCAACCCTGCGAGGCCTTCGAGCCGGTGCGCCGCAGCATTCCCGTCGCGCCCGGCGCTCGTTTCGAGCTCATCTTCGACATGCCGCCGACGGAAGGCGCCAAGGCGCGCGTCGTCCTGCGCGACATGGGCGGCGCCGAGAGCGAGCTGCTCGTCGCCACGGCCAGGGGCGCGAAGGCGGAGCGGCGCGGGCTCATTTATTCCCTGCCGCCGAATTCGTCGCTGCCACCCGAGATCAAACTCAACAACGCCAGAAAATACGATCTCGTCATCGAGAGCGGCGCGAACGGCTGGACCATCAACGGCGCCGCGACGAAGGGATATGAGGGACCGCCCCTGTTCAGGGTGAAGCAAGGGACGCCGATTACGCTCGGATACGTCAACAGATCCAAGGTTCCGCTCGCCATGCATGCGCATGGCCATGCGATGCGGCTGCTGCACGATCTGGACGACGGCTGGGAGCCATATTGGCGCAACGGCGTCATCATTCCCGCAGGGAAGACGAAACATGTGTCCTTCATCGCCGACGCGGCAGGCAAATGGGCGATACACGACGACATCCTCGAACATGAAGCGGCCGGGCTCGCAACCTGGTTCGAGGTCGGCTGACGCGCGTTTCCGCCTCTGAGCGGCGTCGAGGCCGCCGGCAGGAGAAACGCGCATGGCCGACATCTTGTTTTCCGGCACCAAGGATCCCGAAGACTTTCCGAACTGGCGCTTCGAGACGCTCGACATCGAGCACCATCGCGAGACCGCGTCGATCTGGATGAACTACCGCGCCGACGCGCCGCAGTGCTTCACGCCCGTGATGCTCGCCGAACTGCTGCAAATGCGCGACTCCCTGCGCGCTTTGTGGCGGTCCGGGCGCGTCGCGGATTTCCCTTTCCGCTATCTCGTCATGGCGGCGAAGCGTCCTGGCGTCTTTTCGCTCGGCGGCGATCTTTCGACTTTCGCCGGGGCGATCCGGCGCAAGGATCTCGCGACGCTGCGCGCCTATGCGCACGCCTGCGTCGATCTCGTCTACAGCTTTTCGCAAAGTCTCGATCTGCCGATCGTCACGCTCTGCGCCGTTCACGGCCAGTGTCTCGGCGGCGCGATGGAGGCGGCGCTGGCGTTCGATTTCATCATCGCAGAAGAGAACGCCCTTTTCGGCCTTCCGGAAGTCGCCTTCAACTCCTTCCCCGGCATGGGCGCCGTCACGACGCTGACGCGCCGCGTCGGCTCCGCGCTGACGGAGCGCATCGTCATGGGCGGCCAGACCTACACCGGCCGGCAGATGTTCGAGATGGAGGTGATCGATCAGCTTGCGGGCCCGGGCGGGGCGCGGAGAGCCGCGGCCCTCTGGATGCAGGAGGAAGGCGACGCGAAATGGCGCCGCCGCCGGGCGCTCGCCGAAGCGCGCCGCCGCAGCCATCCGATTACCCATGAAGAGCTGACCCGCATCACCG
It includes:
- a CDS encoding multicopper oxidase family protein — protein: MPSPTRRAFLSGVAASILPLPARAAAPAGPRLIEARPGKAAIGSSGETDILGFDGVTPGPVLRYNQGQTLDVHFVNRLDLPASIHWHGMRGENAMDGVAPLTQAAVAPGATFDYRRKLTEPGLFCYRPSVFGKTPELMGRGLKGLLVVDEAELLPADHDLLLVLDDWRLDPQGRIDGGFGDRAEAQGAGRIGPLLAVNGKAAPAAYDFPANARVRLRLANLANARIMILTFDGMQPFVVAIDSQPCEAFEPVRRSIPVAPGARFELIFDMPPTEGAKARVVLRDMGGAESELLVATARGAKAERRGLIYSLPPNSSLPPEIKLNNARKYDLVIESGANGWTINGAATKGYEGPPLFRVKQGTPITLGYVNRSKVPLAMHAHGHAMRLLHDLDDGWEPYWRNGVIIPAGKTKHVSFIADAAGKWAIHDDILEHEAAGLATWFEVG
- a CDS encoding crotonase/enoyl-CoA hydratase family protein, yielding MADILFSGTKDPEDFPNWRFETLDIEHHRETASIWMNYRADAPQCFTPVMLAELLQMRDSLRALWRSGRVADFPFRYLVMAAKRPGVFSLGGDLSTFAGAIRRKDLATLRAYAHACVDLVYSFSQSLDLPIVTLCAVHGQCLGGAMEAALAFDFIIAEENALFGLPEVAFNSFPGMGAVTTLTRRVGSALTERIVMGGQTYTGRQMFEMEVIDQLAGPGGARRAAALWMQEEGDAKWRRRRALAEARRRSHPITHEELTRITELWAECSARIEERDLRHMERLVRAQQRLVGPAQRAQKPALAAL